The segment TTGGCGTCGATCGCCACTACGATGCATTGGGAACCGACCCGATCGGCCGCCTCGCGCACGAACTCCGGCCGGAACACGGCGGCGGTGTTGATCGCCACCTTGTCTGCACCCGCATTGAGCATGCGGCGGATATCGTCCTGGCTGCGGATGCCGCCGCCGACCGTCAGCGGGATGAAAACCTGTTCGGCCACTGCCTCGACGACGTGCACGATGGTCTCGCGTTCGTCGGAACTGGCCGTGATGTCGAGGAACGTCAGCTCGTCCGCCCCCTCGGCGTCGTAGCGGCGGGCGATCTCCACCGGGTCGCCCGCATCGCGCAGGCCGACGAAGTTGACGCCCTTGACGACCCGGCCGCCATCCACGTCCAGGCAGGGGATGATGCGTTTGGCAAGCATGCTTCAGGCGCCGCTTTCCACCAGGGCCCTGGCTTCAGCCAGATCGATGCCGCCCTCGTACAGGGCACGGCCGAGAATCACGCCGTCGATTCCTTCATCCTCCACCGCCAGCAGGGCACGGATGTCGTCCAGGCTGGTGACGCCGCCGGAGGCGATTACCGGAATATGCACTGCCTGGGCGAGGCGCACGGTGGCCTCGACGTTCAGCCCCTGCATCATCCCGTCGCGGCTGATGTCGGTATAGATGATGGCCGACACACCGTCGGTCTCGAAGTGCCGGGCCATGTCGATCACGTCGTGCTGCGACAGCTTCGACCAGCCGTCGATCGCCACCTTGCCGTCCTTGGCATCCAGGCCGACGATGATGTGTCCCGGAAATTCCAGGCACAGGTCGTTGACGAAATGCGGCTCGCTCACGGCCCGTGTGCCGATAATGGTGTACTGGACCCCCGCATCCAGGTAGCTCTGAACGGTGTCGGCATCGCGTATGCCGCCGCCGGCCTGGATCGGTATTTCCGGAAACGCGGTCACGATACGTTCGATCACGGCCATGTTCTTGGGCCGGCCCGCGAAGGCCCCGTCCAGGTCGACGAGATGCAGGCGCTCGGCACCCGCCTCGACCCAACGTTTAGCGACCGCAACCGGGTCGTCGGAGAACACCGTCGAATCGTCCATTCGTCCCTGGCGCAAACGGACACATTTGCCTTCCTTCAGATCGATGGCGGGTATCAACAACATGACTCAAAGCCCCATTACATAGTGCCTGGATACAGATGATGGGAACGGATTCAGCCCGGCGAACCGTCCCATGCGACGAAATTTTCCAATAGCTTCAGCCCGGCCTGCGCACTTTTCTCGGGATGCGCCTGAATGGCGAAAAGGTTGTCACGCGCCAGCGCGGAGGTAAAGTTGCGGCCGTAGTCAGTCGTCGCGGCCGCCAGCGTGGTGTCCACAGGCGCGACGTAGTAACTGTGCACGAAATAAAAACGGCTGTCCTGCGGGATGCCGTTCCACAGCGCGTGCGCGTGCAGCTGGTGCACCTCGTTCCACCCCATGTGCGGAATCTTGAGGCGCTCGCCGGCGGCGTCCTTCAGGCCGTGGCCGAAAAACCGCACCGTACCCGGA is part of the Gammaproteobacteria bacterium genome and harbors:
- the hisF gene encoding imidazole glycerol phosphate synthase subunit HisF yields the protein MLAKRIIPCLDVDGGRVVKGVNFVGLRDAGDPVEIARRYDAEGADELTFLDITASSDERETIVHVVEAVAEQVFIPLTVGGGIRSQDDIRRMLNAGADKVAINTAAVFRPEFVREAADRVGSQCIVVAIDAKQVSGAEREPRWEVFTHGGRKPTGLDVLEWARRMVDYGAGELLLTSMDRDGTREGFDLELTRAVSDAVEVPVIASGGVGNLHHLAEGVSLGRADAVLAASIFHFGEYSITEAKEYMAAEGIEVRL
- the hisA gene encoding 1-(5-phosphoribosyl)-5-[(5-phosphoribosylamino)methylideneamino]imidazole-4-carboxamide isomerase; translated protein: MLLIPAIDLKEGKCVRLRQGRMDDSTVFSDDPVAVAKRWVEAGAERLHLVDLDGAFAGRPKNMAVIERIVTAFPEIPIQAGGGIRDADTVQSYLDAGVQYTIIGTRAVSEPHFVNDLCLEFPGHIIVGLDAKDGKVAIDGWSKLSQHDVIDMARHFETDGVSAIIYTDISRDGMMQGLNVEATVRLAQAVHIPVIASGGVTSLDDIRALLAVEDEGIDGVILGRALYEGGIDLAEARALVESGA
- the hisH gene encoding imidazole glycerol phosphate synthase subunit HisH, with the protein product MQTIAVIDYGMGNLRSVAKAVEAVAGRDARVLVTSDPAAVRAADRVVFPGQGAARDCMRELHARELEPVIREVARDKPFLGICMGMQVLMEHSEENDGTACLGIYPGTVRFFGHGLKDAAGERLKIPHMGWNEVHQLHAHALWNGIPQDSRFYFVHSYYVAPVDTTLAAATTDYGRNFTSALARDNLFAIQAHPEKSAQAGLKLLENFVAWDGSPG